The DNA segment ACTTAATAATCACAAATGAATGAGTTGATAAGTAATCCATAATCGCTTTCATTCTTGTTTTGAAAAATCCTTGACCAGAAGCTACTTGAAATGCTTGAAAAATTTCATCAATGTATTTAGAGTCAATTGAACCTTTATTGTTATCTAGAATCTCATACATTTCCTCATAAACATTTTTGTTGTAATCCATTTGCAAATATTATTCATCATCAAAAATATAATCAGTCCGACTCAATGCTCTGGAGAAATAATCTTTGTATTTATTTCTGAGAAGTCAATTAAAAACTGTCGGTTTTTTTGTGCATTAGCTTTTTCATTATCGGTCAATTCAAGCAAAATAGACAAATCTATAAAACTCTGAGGTGAATAAGGAAAATCTGCGAACCAATTTCCTTCAGCAGACTCATATAGTGTGAATCTCCAGTTTTCCGAATCAATCTTTTTTAATTGCATCATGTCTTTCTTCAATTACTGGGTAGAGTAGAGCCTGATAGCTTACTCCCATTATTACTTCTAAAAGTAGCAATAATAAGTAAACTATCAGCGCCCCCTTCATCAAACCGTACGTGAAGTTTTCCCTCATACGGCTTACCGATAGAGTTCTTCATTGAGCTTTCGCAAGGGTTTTCAAGCGTGCATACTTTTCCAAGTCTAACAGCCTTTTGCTTTGTACAAAAGTACTGTATGGTCGCTGGCGAAGCGACTTGTGCGCTTTACGTCCTTTGCTTTTGAGCCATTTAAATAGTTTATAATCCAAGTGTTTGATGATAACCTTTATGGTTTCCCAAATGTGCGTTACCTTACTTATAGAGAAATAATTAAGCCAACCTATTAATAATGAGTTGAGCTTGTAAAGCAAAGGTTCAATCTTCCAATGCCTACGTTTTGCTAAAAGCTCACGAATGTTGGCAAAGAGTTTACTCCTTGATTTCATACTCGGGCGGACGTTGGTATAGTTCTTCCTGTTCCAAGCGAATTTGGAGCGGATTACCCTGAACTCAAACCCCAAAAAGAATAGGCTTTTCTTATGCACATGCAAAATAGTTGTCTTTTCCTTATTGATGGTAAGCCCCATCCGTGTCATTAATGAATCGATATGTGCTAATATTTCTCTGCTGTAATAGTAAGTTCCCATAAGCACAAAGTCATCGGCATAACGCACAATTCGTATGTTTGCTTTGGAGAATTTACTCTTTGAATTATTGACTATTCGGTCAAAAGCATGTAGGTAAATATTCGATAACAATGGACTAATAACCCCTCCTTGCGGCGTACCTGCTGTACTCGACAACAACTTTCCGTTCTTTAATTGTTTTGGGGCTGTTAACCACTGTTCGATAATATCCAGAATTCCTTTGTCACTGATGCGTTCTTTAAGCAGTACAAACAGTTTATCGTGAGGAATGGTATCGAAGTATTTCGATAAATCTGCATCATAGATGAAATGATGTCCATCGTAGATATTCTGTTTGATTTGCTTGATTGCATCCTGTGCCCCCCGTTTGGGTCTAAATCCATATGAAGTAGTAATAAAGTCGGCTTCCCAAAGTGGCTCAATCAGCATCTTAACAGCCATTTGTGCTACTCTGTCTTTTATGGTGGGAATATCCAACATGCGAAACTCACCTTTCTTCTCCTTCGGGATTTCTACCTGACGAACAGCCTGACTTCGGTAGGTATTGGTACGAAGTTCTGTTTGCAACTCCTTGAGGAATTTGGATACACCATATTTCTCAATATCTGCAAACGACATCTTGTCAACTCCTGTGCCTTTGGAATAATTCTGTTTTACTCTACGATAGGATTCCTCTATCACATAGCCTAAGCTCATCTTGTCGCTTAAACTATATGCTTTAAATTCCTTGTCTTGCTTGGCTCTAATGTATAGCTTCCTTTGGAATTCACGAACTCTTTCATCGGTCAGAAATGACGATGGACTTACTAATAGACTTGCGTCAATATAGGTCGTTCTGTTTTCCATATAAGCTTCTCTAAAGTAGAGCCCCTTCCCTATGCAGCGTTTTGTTGTCGCTACAGTCTGTGGTACTATGGGCTCCTCCGACTTCTCTTGTTTCCTTGCTGAATTTCGCTATGCTTATATCAGCCTGTTTAAGATTGCCAAACTTTAAAACAAGAGACCTCCCACGTTCCGTAATAATCCATCTATAACCACGCCATCCCTATGACTCCGGTAGACCGTTGTATTTCAAATTGCTGTTAATTCATACAACGTAACAGGGTTCGAAGACCGTCAAAACTCTCCCCATCTACTGATACACTTCTCGAAGCTACCACGGGTTCACGCTTGCGCATTACGGCTTGGTCATTTGAACATACCGAGCTTCAGCGAAGACCCTCACGGGCTTAACTGTCGGCAGCTCTTCTAAATGAACAGCAATTATTGCCATAAGCGAACGCAGAGCCAAGTTTACTTGGGCTATGCTGAGCGAAGCAATAATCTTTTAACAAAATTATTTAGGTAGGATTTACACCTACTGGATTACCACAGCTTCGTGGCACACCAACGGCCACGTATAAGAATAGTAGCCGACTGCGTGGTACTTTCCTGTCAAGTTACAAGAAAATTGGAGCGTGCTACAACCCTTGAATTTACTGCTATCTCGGCTATTATTTTTATACATTGTTAGGCAAAGTAGTTATTTAGGTATTCATCTTATTTTCAAAGTCTTTAATCACTTTGTCAAGTTTTTCTCCAAACACCAATTTAGCATTATCATATGTCTGGTTACCAAAAAACTCAATATATTTTTCTCTACCAAAATTATCAATCAACTCTTTCACAAATAACCCAGACAATGGATATGTCAGTTCCGCTGGATAACCTTTCCAGTCTGTCCAAATGTCCTTAATTGAAACTGATTTGTTATTGTTTTTCAACCAATCTTTTACAATTTTCTCTTTATCTTGATTAGTTTGGTCAAAACAAACAGCCGTACCTTCATTTATCAATCCAGTCTTATTAACCATCTTAGTAGAATAGTTTGAAATTATATGTGTCATTTCATGTCCTTTTGTTTGCTGAAAATGCGAATGTAAAACACAAAATCTGGGCTTGGCAAATCCTAAATTAGCTCTTAGCAACCTTTTTGCATCATCTCTTGAGTCCCAAACGAAAAAGTCAATCTTTTTAGGAATTTCACTATCAAAAAAATCATTAATGTTTAGAAACGCTTCCTGTCTTGTTGAGACATATCTTTTAATATCATTATCAGTCATGTTCTGAAAGTGGAATCTAAAGTTATCAGTTTCAACAATTTTCCAAGTTTTATAAAATTCATTAAACCCAAAAAGCAGAGCTTGCCCGTAAGCATTATTAGTGGCATTTTTTGTTGCATTCAGTTTTATACATTGGTTAAGCGAAGATTCAGAATCATTATAATCTTGCACCATAAAATAGCAAGTCCCAAGATAACTTAGTGCCCATGCTTTTCTCCATGAATTATTTTCGTCCTTAGTTACTACAGTCTCAAGAAAAGTGAGCGCATTTTTAAATTCTCCGATGTCTGCATATGAACGTCCAATAATTAAATTTAAGTCGATATTATTTGGCTCATTTTCAAGAAATATTTTTGCTTTTTCTATAGCTGATTTATATTTCTGAGAATTATATAATTTCCATAAATTGTCAACTTGGGAGTTTTGTCCAAATGCAATTATGCTTATTAGTATTAGAAATGATGTAAAAATTTGTTTCATAATATTTTTGCTTTTATCTGGGTTACGGGTTTTTCTATTTTGCCTAACTTATAAGGATTTTATCCTTTGTTCGACCAAGATAAGTAAAAAGTTGAACATTGATAAATATCCAAAATTATGATTGCTAATATTTATTAGTCATGAAGGATAAAATTACGTTGAACGAAGGCGGCCTAACCTATGCACATTTCATCTAGTTCTTTTTCTTTGTAAACGCTCTGATCCTAATATTTCTCTGTTATTTATACAACATTCTTTCATCAGCATGTTAATTTCGTTTGGTTTAAGGCATAACAATCCCGTTACACCCACATGAACGGTTGTTTTATTTGCATCCATGAAACAAAGAACGTTTTATCTGCTTAATGTCATTCTAGTTGGTGCAATATCCTTGTGCGAACCATTATGCCTTTATTGCATTTGGGGCATATGCAAGGATCCTTTCCTATTAATGCTCTTAACACTTCATATGAGGTAAGGCCTTCGAGGTTTGACAACCACATATTTTCACCCACTAGTGCAATTACCTGTTCTCGTTTACCATGTATATGTACCGTTGCAAGTATGCCAACATATCTGATTTTAAAGAATCCGCTAGGTAAGACGTGATGTATAAAACGCCTCACAAATTCAAGTTGATTTAAGGTCATTTGTTTTTGCTTGCTATTTTGTCTGTAATCTTTATAGGTAAAGCTCACTTGCTTGTCCGATAAAGATGTTAGCCTATTATTAGATATAGCTACCCGATGGGTGTATCTGCCCAAGTATTGTAATACACTGTTGATACCCCCAAACGCCTTTTTACAGTATACATTCCATCGTTTACTGTACAGTTCTGATTTCAACATTTGAGCTCCTTCAAACTCCTTAGGTAACCTCAGTTTTTCCTTGATCAGTATTTTTTCGAGTTGCTTAACTAGTATACCTCTAAACATGCCAGACAATGCCTTTACGGGCACAAAGAACTTCTTGGGCGAAGCAACCCATTCCATACCATCCGTAGACAGGCCGCCAGCGGGAACCAGCATATGAATATGGGGATGATACATTAATGTTTGCCCCCAGGTATGCAGTACACATAGTGCTCCAACATCAGCACCTAAAAATGAAGGATTGCGTCCTGCATTTGTAAAGCTTGGGAGGCAGAACGAAACAGTAAGTCATAACATGCTTGTTGGTTGATGTAAAACAATGGATGTAGCTCCCTTGGTATGGTAAATACAATATGAAAGTAGCGTCCGGGCATTAATCGACTAGTGAGCTTATTGACCCATTGCTACTGCTTTAAATACTGACACTTGGGGCAATGTCTATTGCGACAAGAGTTATAGGACTGTTGACTGTAACTACAGCTGCTGTTATTACAATACGCAATATGACCGCCTGCTTCTGATGTACGGCACCTTGTTATAGCTTCAATAGCTTTTGTTGTTCTTTGTTCAACCTTAACTTGGTAGCAATATCATCTTGACAGCTCCTCACAACATCGGCCACTTCTATTTTCTGTTTACTATTTTCGGTGTGACTCATGGCTGTGCCTGTTTTATTGGAATTAACAAATTGGGAACTTCGCCAAGGTAAGGGTGAGCCAAATGAAGATAACCTGAGGTTGTTTTTAGTGAACTGTGTCCCATCAGTAACTGCAACCGTTTCAAATTGATACCTCTTTCAAGCATATGAGTAGCAAAACAATGTCGTAACACATGAGGCGATACGCCTTTATTTATACCTACTGATAAGGCAGCACGTGATACTATCTTACGAAAACTTGTTGCGGAATATTTCTTCCCTTTTTTAAAGCCCTACAAAAAGATACTTCGAAGGACGATACTGTTTAAAATAAATTCTGAGTTGTTCTAATATATCCTCTGGAAGTGGTACTTCTCGGCTTTTATTACCCTTGCCCTTTATGCGTACAACCAAACGTGCCGAATCTATTTGCTCAGGCAACAAACTTAGAGCTTCTTCGCACCGCATGCCCGTTGCATAAGTCAACATCATTAATGTACGATGTTTGACATTATATGAACTTGTCACCAAACGATAGGCATCTGACTGAGACAAAACCGTGGGTAGTTTCTTCGCTACTCTTGGACGCTTTATCTTAATGCCATCCCACTTGTTCCCAAGTATATCCACCCAAAATATTTTCCAGGCACTAATCATTTGGTTGATGGTACTGTTCGAAAGCTTTTTTCTTGAAGAAGATAATAGCAGAAATCTTTTACTTCCTGATGACTAAGTGTTGACGGAGACCTCCTGTAATACTTTGCCAAAATCGAGAGCATAGATACATAAGTATCTACAGTTCTCTCACTGTAACCGCGTAAGCGCATTTCTTGAATGACCTGCGCGCGTAATGTTTTTTTTTCATCTTATAAAGTATTAATGAATAATACTTTAAGTTACCACTTTTCTAATTAGCGACGAAGGAGCTTTCGTTCAACATATGTATAAATGCATATTGTGTTTATATATATTATGTCGATATTTATTTAATTATCAGTTATTGAATTGTTTACATTCTGCAATTTGGTCTAAAGGGCTTTTTATATTTGCAAGAGATCGTTTGCTTACGTGTGTGTAAATTTCTGTTGTGGTACTCGATACATGACCTAAAAACGTTTGAATGTATCTAAGGTCGACACCATGTTCTAATAAATGAGTTGCAAATGAGTGGCGTAGCATATGTGGAGTCACCTTTTTGTTTATTCCTATTTTTACAACATCCATCTTCCGGTGTTGTGCTAAAGAGAGGATTATTTTGGGCTTTACAGGCATCAAATCATGTTTTTATATATACAAATATATAAAATCTGTTTATATGCAAGTGTTTGTAAATTCTATTTTTGTGGGGTGATGAAGTTAATCTCTGTCGTCAATTTGGAAAAAACGGTCTATACCCACCCTGTGAAAACGGCCATACCCGTTCACTTTTTAAATCAGCTATGAATTTACAAAAAATTATTCATTCTGTTGTTTATGCCTTGTTTCTCCTTTAAGATCAAAGCGGTATGCGGTATGTACGATTCTACCCATAATGGCATCGGCAGCCGCAGTGTTCGACAACATTACATCATACCAGTCTGCAACCTTTAACTGGCGCATGATAATAGTGGACTTTCTTGCGTGTCGGTCTTCAATAAGCTCCATAAATTCCAGTAACTGTTGGCCATCCATTTTTCTTACAGCAAAATCATCAATGATGAGCAGATCCATTGGCTCATTCGTTTAGGTTTTCCTGCCATAATCGGCATCAGTTAGTAGTTATGACTCCAAAAAGTAGAACATAGAAGTTCTCAGTTATAAAATTCTATATTTAAGATTTTTCTATTAATAGTTATCTTTCATTTGAATATTAAACTATCAATAAAACGACCGCAGGGCAGGCCAGAACAATAGCCCCGGGGCCGGCGTTGGCGAGAGAGCTTCAAGGGCGCACTCGAGGTGGTAGTGTGGCTGGCCTAGCGCGAAAGAAGAGTGTGCAGGATGGAATTGGAGCTCGGTGCGGATTGATAGCGATCTATTGTTCTAGACTTTTTTGGTCCTTTTTGTGGCAATGACAAAAAGGACATGACGATAATTTTCAATCAATGAGTGATTCTCATTTGAAAGCTCAACTATCAGGTTAACGAGCGCAGGGTTGGCCAGAACAATAGCGCCGGGGCCGGCGTTGGCGAGAAGCTTGAGGGTGGCGAGTTGTTGGAGTTGTTATAGTTGGCGAGTTGGTAAAGTTGTTAGATAGTTAGGTCGTTAGGATGGCGAGTTGGTAAAGTCATGGAGTTGTTGAGTTGTGTTTTTCATTTAATCGACATCTTCCATTTGCATAAGAAACTATCAGTTAGTGTATTGCAGCGTTGGCCAGAACAATAGCGCCGGGGCCGGCGTTGGCGAGAAGCTTCCTTGGGCGCACTTGAGGTGGTAGTGCTGTTGGCCTAGCGCGAAGGAAGTGTGCGCCGGACGGAAAGGGAAGTTGATGCAGGGCAGGTAGTGATCTATTGTTCTAGACCTTTTTGGTCCTTTTTATGGCAATGATAATAACGAAGTTATCATGAGGACCTTTAAAAATATACCTTTCCGAGTAAAAAGGACATTAACGCAAGTTTCAAAAGCAAAGAAAAATATCATATAAATTAGAAACATTGCTCTCAATTAGATAACGGAAGTACCAATGCTGCAGCAGAATCTTTCAATGCAAAAGTAAAGGATTTCAGAATGCAATTCAGAGGTGTTGTTGATGTAAAATTCTTCTTATTCAGATTAACAAAAATATTTGCATGACAACTATAAACAACATTTACACCCAACTTTTGGCACTGACCCATTGTAACCAATGAACAAGGAAAACCACTATCAGGTGCTAATGTTGCTATTAACGGCACTAATCATGGAACGGCAACAGATGAACAAGGTCACTTTCAAATTACCAATATAACCAAAGGCTCGCACACATTTGTAGCTTCTTATATTGGTTATCTAAATGTTTCAAAGCAAGTTTTTGTTGATGCGAAAAAAGTAGTTGATTTTTCACTTCAAAAAAACCAATCCGAGTTGCAAGAGATTGATGTACAAGAGGAAAGCATTCATCCTACAGAAGAGTCTTTGAAAGTTATGGCGCCCTTAAAAGACATTCCTATTACTACTTCAACCGTTACCAGATCTTTACTTGACCAACGTCAGGTTTGGAATTTAAACGAAGCCGTAAAATACACAACAGGTATTTCTCCAAGTCTTAATTACGGAGGATTTCAAACTTTTACTATGAGGGGATTTCGAGGTCCGGTAATAATGGTGGATGGTGCCAGGGATGAGCGTATGAACCTCTCGAACAGTGCACCTGTTACTTCGTTAGCTTCGGTTGAAAAGATAGAATATTTAAAGGGACCCGCAGCCATATTATACGGACACTCTGCTGTTGGAGGTATTTTAAATATTGTACGCAAAAAGCCTACAGAAGCTTTTACGGCTAATATGACAGCTACATACGGTAGCTGGAATACCAAGGAAGTTAATGCTGGTGCAGGTGGAGCAATTAATAGCAAGCGATAAGCAACTATATGCCCAAGGAGATTTTCCGAAAGGTTATAATCGTGAGCAACGATACAACGATCCTGCTGATTTCTTAGATCATGAAAACTATAACCTTTCAGCTCGCTATATTCATAACTTCTCCCCCACTTCTAAACTGAAATTTCAGGCGGATTATGCTCATGATATCATAGATTACTTTTCAACAGAGTACTTGCCATTTCTAACAAGCGACGATCCCATTTATGATACTTATTATTTAAGTGGAAATAGTAGAAAATATATCTGTCTTGACTCATTACAAAGAGAATTTCCTCTAAGGTTTTCGCATCATACAAATACTTATCAAAACTATCTTGATTATAGTTTTCAGGTAAATACCGGTTCCGTTGAGCACAAAATTTTAGCAGGGTATTATTTAATTAATATTGATAGAACTACATATAAAGGATACAATGTTGGAGAAGATGTAAATGGAGACGGACTGTTTGCCAATATTGCTTATGAAAACCCAATATTAAATCAGGGCGATTTACAAACAAAATTTTCCGCTGCTAGTATTTACAACGAGTTATTAAATAGTTTTTACGCTCAGGATCTTTTAAATATCAGCAATAAGCTAAAAGGTTTAGTGGGTATTCGTGCGGATATTTATCATATGACTTATCAATCCGCTTCTGTAGATGAAAGTACCCATACCTATGACCATAGCGCCAAAACAAAGCAAAACGAATTCGCCTTAACATACAGGGCAGGGCTTGTATATCAGCCAATTGACGATTTATCTTTATATTCTTCTTATGCTAGCTATTTTCGACCAAACAGAACGTCATACAATCCAAATTATATTTATGTAGATAGAGATGGGAATACATTTAAACCCGAAGATGGCGAGCCTTTCTTTGAACCAGAATCTGGATATCAATTGGAAGGTGGGTTAAAGTATAACTACAATTCTAAACTTCAATTAAATGCCAGTGTTTTTTATATACAAAAAAACGATATTGTTGAAAGCTTAGGAAAAACAGAAGATGGTACAAATGGCATCATATTTTAGGATTTATCTTTGGGTTATTTGTCTTTACCTTTACATTTAGTGGTTTAATGTCTCTGGCAAACATTCCGGAATGGATGATACCTGTAAATGATAAAACTGATTATCGCAATATGCTATTCTCAGAGTCGGTGGATATTGATGCCTTTCAATTACCTCTGAAAAAAGCGCTGCAGGAAGAAAACCTAAAGAATGCAAAAAATATAGTTTGGAAAAAGTTCGCTGGTCAACCCTATTACCTTATTTATTCCGAAGACTTATATAATCCACAGATTGTAAACGCTCATCTATCGGATTCTGTCGGTTTTAAAAAGTTCACAAAGGACGAAGTAATAATCTTTTTAAGCAAAGACTTAAACATTCCTGTATTAGAAACTCAATGGCTTACTACATCGGATGAATACTTTAAGTATAAAAACAAGAACTACAATTCCATTTTAAAAGTTAGCTTAAACAATACGGATAACACTATTTTATATCTTGATTTAAATAATCTGAAACTATTAAAAGTATCCAATAAAAACACTCGCCTGCGCAGATGGCTATACAAAGGGCTTCACTCCTTCGATTTTTCTTTTTTCGAAAAATACAGATGGCTAAGAGAAACATGGCTGATTCTCCTGAGTATTGGAGGGACCATTATTAGTTTAACCAGTTTAATTTTAGGTTATAGGTATTTTGACCGTAAAAAGAGCAAGTATTTACGAAAACGATTTTGAGGTCATTTATCATGAATCTATACTTGCTTTCGTTGTGATTTGCCCATGCGCTTGATATTCCAGATTGCTGCTGGTTACGAAGATTGTAACGATTGTAATGATTTGCGTAGCGACATGGTTTTTAAGGCGTGTGCCGACCGGCTACCCCAAAGTGGTACATATTGGCTTCACAACCTACCATGAGCAGATTGGAAAACACCGTAACAAACTAGGATTTGTATCGCATAGGAGAAGCATTGCTGGATTCATTTATGACTTCTTATGCAAGCTTTCCCAGAATAATTATTATCGATTGCGACGACACCAATAACAATACGTGCGGACAACAGGCGTCAAAGTGCATATTTTTTTGTGAAAAATATTTTTACCCAGCCTTGGATTATACTGATTCCCAATAAAACTCTCAACTTACCGAATTAATGATGACAAAACAGACTCATATAAAATTCAAGTTTAAATATTAACTTTGCACATCAATAAAAATCAGAATAAATGCCTGCGATCAACATAGAAGCCAAAATTAAAGACATACTACCCCATATAAAACTGGGATGTATCGAGGCGTCGGTAGATGTACACCCAAGCTCTCCTGAACAAAGCAAATGGATCCATCAACAGCTGGAAAAGATAAAAATAAGCCTTAGCCCGGAATCGATCAGACAAACAACAACGGTAAAAGCCACAAAAGATGCTTACAGAGCATTGGGCAAAGACCCTAACCGCTATCGTCCGGCTGCAGAAGCACTTATGCGCAGAATTGCCAACGGCAAAGATCTTTATCAAATATCCAACGTGGTAGATGTACTAAACTACATCTCTATCAAAACAGGCTTTTCCATTTGCGGATACGATGCACAATTGATTAGCGAGGATATCACCTTGGGAATAGGAGCCGAAGGAGAACCATACGAAGGTATTGGTCGCGGCACTGTCAACATAGACTCATTACCTGTTTTTAGAGATAATCAGGGCGCTTTCGGAACTCCTACAAGCGACTCCACTCGCACCATGATCACTGACAAAACGAGAGATATACTATACATATTCATAAGCTTTAACCATAACAACGAATTGGAACAAGCCATCAGCGAGACAGCAGATCTACTTCAAAAATATGCAATGGCAAGCCATATAAAAACATACTATATTTAATAGATTGATATTATTATTTCATTTAAAAATGCAAAAAAGATGATTGAAATTTGTGCGTTGGCTTCAGGAAGTAACGGTAACTGTTATTACATAGGGAGTGACGAAGAAGCCATCATTATAGATGCAGGGATAAGCCGACGCAAGATAATGGAACGGATGAAGTCCAGAGGTATCGACCCCACTAAGTTAAAAGCGGGCTTTATCACACATGAACACCAGGATCATTACCGTGGAGCCAAGATTTTAAGTAAAAAAGAAGAGATCCCCTTTTACATTTCGGAACAAACATTAAACCGCAGTCATTACACCATGCGTCCACCCCACATCAAGACATTTAGTCCGGGTGATACCATGCAAATTGGTCCTTTTACGGTTCATTCTTTTTCCAAGAACCACGATGCGGCCGACCCATGTAGCTTTAGAGTACAAATCAA comes from the Saccharicrinis fermentans DSM 9555 = JCM 21142 genome and includes:
- the ltrA gene encoding group II intron reverse transcriptase/maturase, which codes for MENRTTYIDASLLVSPSSFLTDERVREFQRKLYIRAKQDKEFKAYSLSDKMSLGYVIEESYRRVKQNYSKGTGVDKMSFADIEKYGVSKFLKELQTELRTNTYRSQAVRQVEIPKEKKGEFRMLDIPTIKDRVAQMAVKMLIEPLWEADFITTSYGFRPKRGAQDAIKQIKQNIYDGHHFIYDADLSKYFDTIPHDKLFVLLKERISDKGILDIIEQWLTAPKQLKNGKLLSSTAGTPQGGVISPLLSNIYLHAFDRIVNNSKSKFSKANIRIVRYADDFVLMGTYYYSREILAHIDSLMTRMGLTINKEKTTILHVHKKSLFFLGFEFRVIRSKFAWNRKNYTNVRPSMKSRSKLFANIRELLAKRRHWKIEPLLYKLNSLLIGWLNYFSISKVTHIWETIKVIIKHLDYKLFKWLKSKGRKAHKSLRQRPYSTFVQSKRLLDLEKYARLKTLAKAQ
- a CDS encoding tetratricopeptide repeat protein, which gives rise to MKQIFTSFLILISIIAFGQNSQVDNLWKLYNSQKYKSAIEKAKIFLENEPNNIDLNLIIGRSYADIGEFKNALTFLETVVTKDENNSWRKAWALSYLGTCYFMVQDYNDSESSLNQCIKLNATKNATNNAYGQALLFGFNEFYKTWKIVETDNFRFHFQNMTDNDIKRYVSTRQEAFLNINDFFDSEIPKKIDFFVWDSRDDAKRLLRANLGFAKPRFCVLHSHFQQTKGHEMTHIISNYSTKMVNKTGLINEGTAVCFDQTNQDKEKIVKDWLKNNNKSVSIKDIWTDWKGYPAELTYPLSGLFVKELIDNFGREKYIEFFGNQTYDNAKLVFGEKLDKVIKDFENKMNT
- a CDS encoding tyrosine-type recombinase/integrase; the encoded protein is MISAWKIFWVDILGNKWDGIKIKRPRVAKKLPTVLSQSDAYRLVTSSYNVKHRTLMMLTYATGMRCEEALSLLPEQIDSARLVVRIKGKGNKSREVPLPEDILEQLRIYFKQYRPSKYLFVGL
- a CDS encoding tyrosine-type recombinase/integrase, producing MPVKPKIILSLAQHRKMDVVKIGINKKVTPHMLRHSFATHLLEHGVDLRYIQTFLGHVSSTTTEIYTHVSKRSLANIKSPLDQIAECKQFNN
- a CDS encoding ATP-binding protein; the protein is MDLLIIDDFAVRKMDGQQLLEFMELIEDRHARKSTIIMRQLKVADWYDVMLSNTAAADAIMGRIVHTAYRFDLKGETRHKQQNE
- a CDS encoding TonB-dependent receptor plug domain-containing protein codes for the protein MQEIDVQEESIHPTEESLKVMAPLKDIPITTSTVTRSLLDQRQVWNLNEAVKYTTGISPSLNYGGFQTFTMRGFRGPVIMVDGARDERMNLSNSAPVTSLASVEKIEYLKGPAAILYGHSAVGGILNIVRKKPTEAFTANMTATYGSWNTKEVNAGAGGAINSKR
- a CDS encoding TonB-dependent receptor domain-containing protein, whose product is MEQLIASDKQLYAQGDFPKGYNREQRYNDPADFLDHENYNLSARYIHNFSPTSKLKFQADYAHDIIDYFSTEYLPFLTSDDPIYDTYYLSGNSRKYICLDSLQREFPLRFSHHTNTYQNYLDYSFQVNTGSVEHKILAGYYLINIDRTTYKGYNVGEDVNGDGLFANIAYENPILNQGDLQTKFSAASIYNELLNSFYAQDLLNISNKLKGLVGIRADIYHMTYQSASVDESTHTYDHSAKTKQNEFALTYRAGLVYQPIDDLSLYSSYASYFRPNRTSYNPNYIYVDRDGNTFKPEDGEPFFEPESGYQLEGGLKYNYNSKLQLNASVFYIQKNDIVESLGKTEDGTNGIIF
- a CDS encoding B3/B4 domain-containing protein; protein product: MPAINIEAKIKDILPHIKLGCIEASVDVHPSSPEQSKWIHQQLEKIKISLSPESIRQTTTVKATKDAYRALGKDPNRYRPAAEALMRRIANGKDLYQISNVVDVLNYISIKTGFSICGYDAQLISEDITLGIGAEGEPYEGIGRGTVNIDSLPVFRDNQGAFGTPTSDSTRTMITDKTRDILYIFISFNHNNELEQAISETADLLQKYAMASHIKTYYI
- a CDS encoding MBL fold metallo-hydrolase, giving the protein MIEICALASGSNGNCYYIGSDEEAIIIDAGISRRKIMERMKSRGIDPTKLKAGFITHEHQDHYRGAKILSKKEEIPFYISEQTLNRSHYTMRPPHIKTFSPGDTMQIGPFTVHSFSKNHDAADPCSFRVQINELNIGIFTDIGEACENVKSHLSQCDFLFLEANYDEDMLENGKYPAYLKQRVAGNQGHLSNKQAVELIENHASKKLKTIYLSHISEDNNRGDIAMEAFEHLADKYDINLTSRYDAAELVTLQDE